Proteins co-encoded in one Meiothermus sp. genomic window:
- a CDS encoding alpha/beta fold hydrolase has translation MKPKFTVPENLKPYQRRLMVNGLGLHLYDSGPAPSQGPTFLLVHGLGDEADSWRKVFPLLAGQGRVVALDLPGFGRSDHPKRAYTLRFFADTVVALLEHLKIPQAVLVGNSMGAAVALRVALHRPDLAGRLVLVDGPPLRSRLNRVQLMFLIPGQGEKIYNSFRGSQDAAYESLRPYYANLDVLPPEDRQFLRERVWDRVWSDEQRRAFFSTFRWLALEGLLGHPSPARLGQLRAPTLIVWGEQDWVVPAEAGRTLAGWIPGAKLHIIPGCGHLPQQEKPLELVRLIFNFAVGGYI, from the coding sequence ATGAAACCCAAATTTACCGTTCCCGAGAATCTCAAACCCTACCAGCGCAGGCTTATGGTCAATGGGCTTGGGCTACACCTCTACGACTCGGGGCCTGCTCCGTCCCAAGGCCCCACGTTTTTACTCGTTCATGGCCTAGGCGACGAGGCCGATAGTTGGCGCAAGGTGTTTCCGCTTCTGGCGGGGCAGGGCCGGGTGGTGGCCCTCGACCTGCCGGGGTTTGGCCGTTCCGACCACCCCAAACGGGCCTACACCCTTCGCTTTTTTGCCGATACGGTGGTCGCGCTACTGGAGCATCTGAAGATTCCCCAGGCGGTGCTGGTGGGAAACTCCATGGGAGCTGCCGTGGCCCTGCGGGTGGCGCTGCACCGCCCCGACCTGGCGGGCCGGCTGGTGCTGGTGGATGGCCCGCCCCTGCGAAGCAGGCTCAATCGGGTGCAGCTTATGTTTTTGATTCCGGGCCAGGGCGAAAAAATTTACAATAGTTTCCGGGGCTCACAGGACGCTGCCTACGAAAGCCTGCGGCCCTACTATGCCAACCTGGACGTCCTGCCCCCCGAGGATCGCCAGTTTTTACGGGAACGGGTCTGGGATCGGGTCTGGAGCGATGAGCAGCGGCGGGCTTTTTTCTCCACCTTCCGTTGGCTGGCCCTGGAAGGGTTGCTGGGTCATCCCAGCCCGGCCCGGTTGGGCCAGCTAAGGGCCCCTACCCTGATTGTGTGGGGCGAGCAGGATTGGGTAGTCCCTGCCGAGGCAGGCCGAACCCTGGCAGGCTGGATTCCCGGTGCTAAACTGCACATCATTCCGGGTTGTGGGCACTTGCCGCAACAGGAAAAACCGTTGGAACTTGTACGCCTAATTTTTAATTTTGCAGTAGGGGGCTACATCTGA
- a CDS encoding putative nucleotidyltransferase substrate binding domain-containing protein: protein MRFTPGEVILSPAQPEAEGLFVVYRGAVRLEQDGQGVAWLEPGEAFGYPSLLGQQPPSLTVRAEGEAECLLLAKEAFRRLLGKPALALFFSARLAERLRMLQPAALSLPDLGQQAGEVAEAAVWLEADSSVAQAARRMRDAGVSALLLQAPTGLAILTDRDLRNRVLAEERPPDTPALAVASAPARTLPAHTPLYEALAYMEAEGIHHLPLLEGDRVVGLLTDRLFLRRWLQTPLALLRRLERGEAGLLAEYREQLYAIVRQMVAAGFSVPAITRQVSLLNDALTRSLLRRAEARLGPPPGPYAWLALGSEGRTEQALLTDQDNALAYQDLQARPYFQELARLVLEELSQAGFPPCPGGYTADRWAHSLSEWTAHFRAWLEAPEGDALLEAQIFLDFRAVAGGLALEPLHGFLRQAAQSRPFLTALARSALVFTPPLGFLGRIHWEEGQVNLKKGGIAAIVALARVYGLEAGSLARSTLERLRAAAEARLIPKDEAEDLSEAFLFLSHLRLKHQLGALERGEPPSNRVAQSSLSPREEQVLRQVFLRIRQAQQALAGRFRLQTL, encoded by the coding sequence GTGCGCTTTACGCCGGGCGAGGTCATCCTTTCCCCCGCTCAGCCCGAGGCCGAGGGGCTTTTCGTGGTCTACCGAGGGGCGGTGCGCCTCGAGCAGGACGGGCAGGGGGTGGCCTGGCTCGAGCCCGGCGAGGCTTTTGGCTACCCCTCGCTGTTGGGACAGCAGCCCCCCAGCCTCACGGTGCGGGCCGAGGGCGAGGCCGAGTGCTTGCTGCTTGCCAAGGAAGCCTTCCGCCGCCTCTTGGGAAAGCCCGCCTTGGCCCTCTTCTTTAGCGCCCGGCTGGCCGAGCGGCTCCGGATGCTGCAGCCTGCGGCCCTGAGCCTGCCCGATCTGGGGCAGCAAGCGGGGGAGGTGGCCGAAGCGGCGGTCTGGCTCGAGGCCGATTCCAGCGTGGCCCAGGCCGCCCGGCGCATGCGCGACGCGGGGGTGAGCGCCCTCCTCCTGCAGGCCCCAACCGGCCTGGCCATCCTCACCGACCGCGACCTGCGCAACCGGGTGCTGGCCGAGGAACGCCCCCCGGATACCCCGGCCCTCGCGGTGGCCAGCGCCCCGGCCCGCACCCTGCCCGCCCACACCCCCCTCTACGAGGCCCTGGCCTACATGGAGGCCGAGGGCATCCACCACCTGCCCCTGCTGGAGGGGGATAGGGTGGTGGGCCTCCTCACCGACCGGCTCTTTTTGCGCCGCTGGTTGCAGACTCCGCTGGCCCTGCTGCGCCGCCTGGAGCGGGGCGAGGCCGGCCTGCTGGCCGAGTACCGCGAGCAGCTTTACGCCATCGTGCGGCAGATGGTGGCCGCCGGCTTCAGCGTGCCGGCCATCACCCGCCAGGTAAGCCTGCTGAACGATGCCCTGACCCGTAGCCTCTTGCGCCGGGCCGAGGCCCGCTTAGGCCCGCCCCCCGGCCCCTACGCCTGGCTGGCCCTGGGCTCCGAGGGCCGCACCGAGCAGGCCCTGCTCACCGACCAGGACAACGCCCTGGCCTACCAAGATCTCCAGGCCCGCCCCTATTTTCAGGAGCTGGCCCGGCTGGTGCTGGAGGAGCTTTCCCAGGCCGGGTTTCCCCCCTGCCCAGGGGGCTACACGGCCGACCGCTGGGCCCACTCGCTCTCGGAATGGACGGCCCACTTCCGGGCCTGGCTCGAGGCCCCCGAGGGGGACGCCCTGCTGGAGGCCCAGATTTTCCTGGACTTCCGCGCGGTGGCCGGTGGGCTTGCTTTAGAACCCCTGCACGGCTTCTTGCGCCAGGCCGCCCAGAGCCGGCCCTTCCTTACCGCCCTGGCCCGCTCGGCCCTGGTCTTTACCCCGCCGCTGGGGTTTTTGGGGCGCATTCACTGGGAGGAGGGGCAGGTCAACCTGAAAAAGGGGGGTATTGCCGCCATTGTGGCGCTGGCGCGGGTGTACGGCCTCGAGGCCGGCTCCCTGGCCCGCTCCACCCTGGAGCGCCTGCGGGCCGCCGCAGAAGCCCGGCTCATCCCCAAAGACGAGGCCGAAGACCTTAGCGAGGCTTTCCTGTTCCTATCCCACCTGCGCCTCAAGCACCAGCTTGGGGCCTTGGAGCGGGGAGAGCCCCCCTCCAACCGGGTGGCCCAGTCCTCCCTCAGCCCGCGGGAAGAGCAGGTGCTGCGGCAGGTTTTTCTGCGCATCCGCCAGGCCCAGCAGGCGCTGGCGGGGCGGTTTCGGCTGCAAACCCTATAA
- the hemC gene encoding hydroxymethylbilane synthase has product MRVIVIGARASLLAQAQTRWVVERLKENWPETEFKIRTIQSKTASEAGAIEALRQALSKREVDIAVYSLKHLPTQEVAGINLVAVPKRVEPREALVGRSAKRLEELPKGAVVGVNSLRRRAQLLAYRSDLNIRDLEGDVDDRLAALGTGEYDAMIIGAASLLRLDLRNRIDQLIDPEIVLPAPGQGALGLEVRQGDDWAEELAYSLNHRASFVRTTAERAFLRALGAGDGCAAAALATLADDDSLLLQGVVASPDGRELIRAEIEGDAEEAAELGHDLAQDLLAEGGREILGLVQAR; this is encoded by the coding sequence ATGCGCGTTATCGTAATTGGGGCCAGGGCAAGCTTGCTGGCACAAGCCCAGACCCGCTGGGTGGTAGAACGCTTGAAGGAAAACTGGCCCGAAACCGAGTTCAAAATACGCACCATACAATCCAAAACCGCCTCCGAAGCAGGTGCCATCGAAGCCCTGCGGCAAGCACTTAGCAAGCGAGAGGTAGATATTGCGGTGTATTCGCTCAAACACCTGCCCACCCAGGAGGTGGCCGGGATCAACCTGGTGGCTGTGCCCAAGCGGGTTGAGCCCCGCGAGGCCCTGGTAGGCCGGAGCGCCAAGCGACTGGAGGAGCTGCCCAAAGGGGCCGTGGTGGGGGTCAACAGCCTGCGGCGCAGGGCCCAGCTGCTGGCGTACCGTTCCGACCTCAACATCCGCGACCTCGAGGGCGACGTGGACGACCGCCTGGCCGCACTCGGAACCGGCGAGTACGACGCCATGATCATCGGTGCGGCCAGCCTGCTGCGGCTAGACCTGAGAAACCGCATCGACCAGTTAATCGACCCCGAAATCGTGCTGCCCGCGCCCGGCCAAGGCGCTTTGGGCCTCGAGGTACGCCAGGGGGACGACTGGGCCGAGGAGCTGGCTTACAGCCTCAATCACCGGGCCTCTTTTGTCCGCACCACCGCCGAGCGGGCCTTCCTGCGGGCCCTGGGAGCGGGGGATGGCTGTGCAGCCGCCGCGTTGGCCACCTTAGCAGACGACGATAGCTTGCTGCTGCAAGGCGTGGTAGCCTCGCCCGATGGGCGCGAGCTCATCCGGGCCGAGATCGAGGGCGATGCGGAGGAAGCCGCCGAGCTTGGACACGACCTGGCCCAGGACTTGCTGGCCGAAGGCGGGCGTGAGATTTTGGGCTTGGTACAGGCTCGGTAG
- a CDS encoding LapA family protein, producing MKVLNGLAFLITLLVAALTWALYLLEPGLLIGTPWGPLHVAFALLGAFVLGLGVTGLYVLTGWVNAQTALSKRNRELRQVRSELEALKKQHPEETPVIPDRIP from the coding sequence ATGAAAGTCCTGAATGGCCTGGCTTTCCTGATCACGCTCCTGGTAGCTGCCCTTACCTGGGCTTTGTACCTGTTGGAACCCGGGCTGCTAATCGGGACGCCCTGGGGCCCGCTGCATGTGGCTTTTGCTTTGCTGGGGGCTTTTGTGCTGGGTCTGGGCGTAACGGGCCTGTACGTCCTCACCGGCTGGGTGAATGCCCAGACCGCCCTGAGCAAGCGCAACCGGGAGCTGCGCCAGGTGCGGAGCGAACTCGAGGCCCTCAAAAAGCAACACCCCGAGGAAACCCCGGTCATCCCCGACCGTATCCCCTGA
- the perR gene encoding manganese-dependent transcriptional regulator PerR: MGMKRLTKQRKAVLEVVRSAKGHHPDAAWVYTEVRKQVPSISLGTVYRTLDALTEEGYLVPLSRPGEALRYEANLDGHLHMVCRKCNRFFDIVQPLPDLLSEVKARYPAYHIEDVQVEYHGICPQCRAQM, from the coding sequence ATGGGAATGAAACGTTTGACCAAGCAGCGCAAAGCCGTCCTCGAGGTGGTTCGCAGTGCCAAGGGCCACCACCCGGATGCTGCTTGGGTGTACACCGAAGTCCGCAAGCAGGTACCCAGCATCAGCCTGGGCACGGTCTACCGCACCCTGGACGCCCTAACCGAGGAAGGCTACCTGGTTCCGCTCTCCCGCCCCGGCGAGGCCCTGCGCTACGAGGCCAACCTGGACGGGCACCTGCACATGGTCTGCCGCAAGTGCAACCGCTTTTTCGACATCGTGCAGCCCCTGCCCGACCTTTTGAGCGAGGTCAAGGCCAGGTACCCCGCCTACCACATTGAAGACGTGCAGGTCGAGTACCACGGCATCTGCCCCCAGTGCCGCGCTCAGATGTAG
- a CDS encoding DUF5639 domain-containing protein — MKVSAADQYLIATGDTRLLEVWEALPEGLFLPFPPVELPGGLDGLLKRGGFAQTFFMGSEVLGLKFRSPRGHTVQAGGLTVKNVQGYDLVRPFVGSFGALGDVLEATLRLRPGRASIFLRRRGELAEPPLMPRFMWQEGIYTYAFHFGHPLEVKRFRETFGGEEVPGTLDYTPLFPNGMGVGSGNLIDLRFSWADGGAKPVMPEVYKRLADAI; from the coding sequence CTGAAGGTCTCCGCTGCCGACCAGTACCTCATCGCCACCGGCGATACGAGGCTCCTGGAAGTCTGGGAGGCGCTGCCTGAAGGGTTGTTTCTGCCGTTCCCACCGGTGGAGCTACCGGGGGGGCTGGACGGCCTGCTCAAACGGGGCGGGTTCGCCCAGACTTTTTTTATGGGGAGCGAGGTGCTGGGGCTCAAGTTCAGGTCGCCCAGAGGCCATACTGTTCAGGCCGGGGGCCTTACCGTCAAAAACGTCCAGGGCTACGACCTGGTGCGGCCCTTTGTGGGTAGCTTTGGGGCCCTGGGCGATGTGTTGGAAGCCACCCTAAGGCTGCGCCCGGGCCGGGCCTCGATTTTTTTGCGTCGAAGGGGCGAACTGGCCGAACCCCCCCTTATGCCGCGCTTTATGTGGCAGGAGGGGATCTATACCTACGCCTTTCACTTTGGGCATCCCCTCGAGGTCAAGCGCTTTAGAGAGACCTTTGGGGGCGAGGAAGTCCCGGGTACCCTGGACTATACCCCCCTATTCCCCAATGGGATGGGCGTGGGCTCTGGTAATCTGATAGACCTGCGCTTTAGCTGGGCCGACGGCGGCGCCAAGCCTGTCATGCCCGAAGTCTACAAGCGCCTGGCAGACGCCATCTGA
- a CDS encoding DHH family phosphoesterase, with protein sequence MIWKFREWPPVSKLRPLVEELGISPLAAAVLWNRGFHRKEDLEPPLELLPLEGLEQAARRIIEALEKRQRIRVHGDYDADGLTGTAVLLNGLGRLGADIHAFIPHRLGEGYGVLMDRVPEHLEACDLFITVDCGITNHAELKELVENGVSVLVTDHHSPGATPPPGLIVHPALSPRLQGQAHPTGSGVAFLLLWQVYKLLGREPPLEYADLAAIGTVGDVAPLQGFNRALVQEGLRRLRDSAHLGLKVLAAEHCREFSASEIAFRIAPRINAASRLGEAEVALQLLTTQDLLQARPLAEHLTRLNLQRQRIEEAMLQRIWPTLDPSQPALVIHDAQGHPGVMGIVASRVLERYYKPVFIIADGKGSVRSTPGISAVGALRYAAPYLKRFGGHAQAAGFAIDEEAIPAFTQAIHRYAAQFPPPVPEIWLDGWLDGEDLAALHQALQQLEPLGEGNPEPLFFLRGKPEQVRMMGEGRHLSFRLNGLRVVKWRDNGENLPDELDLAASLVLNEWNGERTLELRAAAYRPTPGPGFDLKAAWAIPLPFREAVHQAVAQGARVYVHAEGADWFISRGATVVSPAEADYWFSLPVVPAYPRKVQIALSEKALAGLESSPDPLARALGRRVATAYKQGLAIELGESLGHYWEALAAYPSEVC encoded by the coding sequence ATGATCTGGAAATTCCGCGAATGGCCCCCTGTTTCAAAGCTTCGGCCTCTGGTGGAGGAACTGGGCATCTCGCCCCTGGCCGCAGCGGTGCTTTGGAACCGGGGGTTTCATCGTAAGGAAGACCTCGAGCCCCCACTGGAGCTGCTGCCCCTCGAGGGGCTCGAGCAGGCCGCCCGACGGATTATTGAGGCCCTGGAAAAACGCCAGCGTATCCGGGTTCACGGCGACTACGACGCCGACGGCCTCACCGGCACGGCGGTTTTGCTGAACGGCCTGGGCCGGCTGGGGGCCGACATTCATGCCTTTATTCCCCACCGCCTGGGCGAGGGCTACGGGGTCTTGATGGATCGGGTGCCGGAGCACCTGGAAGCCTGCGACCTCTTCATCACCGTGGACTGCGGCATTACCAACCACGCCGAGCTCAAGGAACTGGTAGAGAACGGGGTTTCGGTGCTGGTAACCGACCACCACTCACCGGGCGCTACCCCCCCGCCGGGCCTGATTGTGCATCCGGCGCTTTCGCCCCGGCTTCAAGGCCAGGCCCATCCCACCGGTTCGGGGGTGGCTTTCTTGCTTTTGTGGCAGGTCTACAAGCTGCTGGGGCGGGAGCCGCCGCTGGAATACGCCGACCTAGCCGCCATCGGCACGGTGGGCGATGTGGCCCCCTTGCAGGGCTTCAACCGAGCCCTGGTGCAGGAAGGGTTGCGCCGTCTGCGCGATTCGGCCCACCTGGGCCTGAAGGTGCTGGCCGCCGAGCACTGCCGCGAGTTCAGCGCCAGCGAGATCGCCTTTCGCATCGCGCCGCGCATCAACGCCGCCTCGAGGCTGGGCGAGGCCGAGGTGGCGCTGCAACTTCTCACCACCCAGGATCTGCTCCAGGCCCGCCCGCTGGCCGAGCACCTCACCCGGCTTAATCTGCAGCGTCAGCGCATCGAGGAGGCGATGCTACAGCGCATCTGGCCTACCCTTGACCCCAGTCAGCCGGCGCTGGTCATTCACGATGCCCAAGGGCATCCCGGGGTGATGGGCATTGTGGCCAGCCGGGTGCTCGAGCGCTACTACAAACCGGTTTTCATCATTGCCGACGGCAAGGGCTCGGTGCGCTCGACGCCGGGCATTAGCGCGGTGGGGGCTTTGCGCTATGCAGCTCCCTACCTCAAGCGTTTTGGCGGCCATGCCCAGGCGGCGGGTTTTGCCATCGACGAAGAAGCGATCCCCGCCTTTACCCAGGCCATTCACCGCTACGCTGCCCAGTTCCCCCCGCCGGTACCGGAAATCTGGCTGGACGGCTGGCTGGATGGCGAAGACTTGGCCGCGCTGCATCAGGCGTTGCAACAGCTCGAGCCGCTGGGCGAGGGCAACCCCGAACCCTTGTTTTTCTTGCGGGGCAAGCCGGAGCAGGTGCGGATGATGGGCGAGGGCAGGCATCTGTCGTTTCGCCTGAACGGCTTGCGGGTGGTCAAGTGGCGGGATAACGGCGAGAACCTACCGGACGAACTCGACCTGGCGGCCAGCCTGGTGCTGAACGAGTGGAACGGCGAACGCACCCTCGAGCTCCGGGCAGCGGCCTACCGCCCGACCCCCGGGCCGGGGTTCGATCTGAAGGCGGCATGGGCCATCCCGCTGCCCTTCCGGGAGGCCGTTCATCAGGCCGTGGCCCAGGGCGCCAGGGTATATGTGCACGCAGAGGGGGCCGACTGGTTTATCAGCCGGGGGGCTACGGTGGTGAGCCCCGCGGAGGCCGATTACTGGTTCAGTTTGCCGGTTGTACCGGCTTACCCCCGAAAGGTTCAGATTGCCCTCTCGGAGAAGGCGCTCGCTGGTTTAGAAAGCAGCCCCGATCCGCTGGCTCGAGCCCTGGGCCGGCGGGTGGCGACGGCCTACAAGCAGGGCCTGGCTATCGAGCTAGGGGAGAGCTTGGGGCATTACTGGGAAGCCCTGGCCGCCTACCCCTCGGAAGTGTGTTGA
- a CDS encoding bioflim formation protein, with translation MKRLVALLTLVVGFALAQAPAYPENTVGLGFGVGRGLMVQGSMGLPFSPLGIDTGLDLEVIVPTSFDNVEVWALFKANLLPALTVADLSLSAGLGVDLSFNTAGSLFGFHLGPVTSLEIPGGAISGYVGLGFEGGFNLAYGLGGRLYLDPVALEVGLSDRYPFKIAVLYLW, from the coding sequence ATGAAGCGACTCGTTGCCTTGCTGACTTTAGTGGTTGGTTTCGCCTTGGCCCAGGCCCCGGCCTACCCCGAAAACACCGTGGGGTTGGGGTTTGGGGTTGGGCGTGGGTTGATGGTGCAGGGGAGTATGGGCCTGCCCTTTAGCCCGCTGGGCATCGATACCGGGCTGGATCTCGAGGTCATCGTACCTACCAGCTTCGACAATGTGGAAGTCTGGGCCCTGTTCAAGGCCAACCTGCTGCCGGCCCTCACGGTAGCCGATCTCTCGCTCTCGGCGGGTCTGGGAGTCGACTTGAGCTTCAACACGGCGGGCAGCCTTTTTGGCTTCCACCTGGGGCCGGTGACCAGCCTCGAGATTCCCGGCGGGGCCATTTCGGGCTATGTGGGGCTGGGCTTCGAGGGGGGCTTCAACCTGGCCTATGGCCTGGGCGGGCGGCTCTACTTGGATCCGGTGGCCCTCGAGGTAGGCCTCTCCGACCGCTATCCCTTCAAAATTGCGGTGCTGTATCTTTGGTAA
- a CDS encoding carboxylesterase/lipase family protein, which produces MRGIWALAVLLGMAYGHSVWVLTPQGRLQGGLNEKAQVAYFLGIPYAQAERWKAPVPVLRLEGVFKATEPGPACPQRGVFTTRLGGYIPPQSEDCLNLGVWMPLAPPPSEGYPVMVWVHGGSYTGGSWAEPLYGGTALAAQGVVVVGFNYRLGSLGWLALPALQAEDLRGSTGNYGLLDMLEALRWVQRNIGAFGGNPDNVTLFGQSAGGMAVCTLMATPSAKGLFHKAILQSGGCAYVRTLEQGFAWGSRWAAQMGCTASDLACLRRIPLERLFPPEDRSIGALLQRVEAGEFAEVPWKPHLDGVWLNKVPLQALREGVAQGIPLIVGATAQETWGERLAGPSDWAGFAEWVEAKLPGQGERARQLYQSRYAAPAEAWAYFQTDRILLCPTLAAGAAQARHAPTYSYLVTWVSPVLDFLGSFHGIELPLLFGTETTWPSWALFLTAEALDSSRPLAQAIQSQWLHFARTGEPYLQGWPETKSGYAMGFDTRPGLIPDPYPLRCGLFR; this is translated from the coding sequence ATGCGCGGGATCTGGGCACTGGCGGTCTTGCTGGGCATGGCCTATGGGCATTCGGTGTGGGTGCTTACACCCCAAGGGCGCTTGCAGGGGGGCCTCAACGAAAAAGCCCAGGTGGCCTACTTTTTGGGCATCCCCTACGCCCAGGCCGAGCGCTGGAAAGCCCCGGTGCCGGTGCTGCGGCTCGAGGGGGTCTTCAAAGCCACCGAGCCGGGCCCGGCCTGTCCGCAGCGGGGGGTTTTTACCACCCGGCTGGGTGGCTATATTCCTCCCCAGAGCGAAGACTGCCTGAACCTGGGGGTCTGGATGCCCCTGGCGCCACCTCCATCGGAGGGCTATCCGGTGATGGTCTGGGTGCATGGGGGAAGCTACACCGGCGGAAGCTGGGCCGAGCCCCTCTACGGCGGTACCGCACTGGCTGCACAGGGAGTGGTGGTGGTGGGCTTCAACTACCGGCTGGGCTCGCTGGGCTGGCTGGCTTTGCCTGCATTGCAGGCCGAAGACCTCCGCGGCTCCACCGGCAATTACGGGCTTCTGGACATGCTCGAGGCCCTGCGCTGGGTGCAGCGGAATATAGGCGCCTTTGGTGGCAATCCGGACAACGTAACGCTCTTTGGGCAGTCGGCGGGGGGGATGGCGGTCTGCACGCTGATGGCGACCCCCAGCGCAAAAGGGCTTTTTCACAAGGCCATCCTCCAGTCGGGCGGGTGTGCGTATGTGCGAACCCTCGAGCAAGGTTTCGCTTGGGGCAGTCGGTGGGCCGCCCAGATGGGCTGTACTGCAAGCGACCTGGCCTGCCTGCGGCGGATTCCTCTGGAGCGCCTTTTTCCCCCCGAAGACCGCAGCATCGGGGCGCTCTTGCAAAGGGTCGAGGCCGGAGAATTTGCCGAGGTGCCCTGGAAGCCCCATCTGGATGGGGTCTGGCTGAATAAGGTACCTTTGCAAGCCCTGCGCGAAGGGGTAGCCCAGGGGATTCCCCTGATTGTGGGAGCCACCGCACAGGAGACCTGGGGTGAGCGTCTTGCAGGCCCCTCCGACTGGGCTGGGTTTGCCGAGTGGGTCGAGGCCAAGCTCCCCGGTCAGGGGGAGCGGGCACGGCAGCTCTACCAGTCCCGCTACGCCGCCCCCGCCGAAGCCTGGGCCTACTTCCAGACCGACCGAATCCTGCTCTGCCCCACGCTGGCTGCCGGGGCCGCCCAGGCCCGCCACGCCCCCACCTACAGCTACCTGGTGACCTGGGTGTCGCCGGTACTGGATTTCTTGGGCAGCTTCCACGGTATTGAACTGCCCTTGCTCTTTGGTACCGAGACTACCTGGCCCTCGTGGGCCTTGTTCCTGACCGCAGAGGCGCTGGACAGTTCCCGGCCCCTGGCCCAAGCAATCCAGTCTCAGTGGCTCCACTTTGCCCGCACCGGCGAGCCTTATTTGCAGGGCTGGCCCGAGACAAAGAGCGGTTATGCGATGGGCTTTGATACCCGGCCCGGCCTGATCCCTGACCCCTACCCCCTGCGCTGTGGGTTGTTCCGCTAG
- the aceA gene encoding isocitrate lyase codes for MSKLTPEMKLEADKLRREWETNPRWKGIQRDYTPEDVVRLRPSILPEQTLAKVGAERLWELLHTRPYVNTFGAYTGAQAVQMVKAGLEAIYLSGWQVAADANLGAQTYPDQSLYPANSVPAVVKRINNALMRADQIERSEGKTDRYWYAPIVADAEAGFGGPLNAFELMKGMIEAGAAGVHWEDQLSSEKKCGHLGGKVLIPTSQHIRTLNAARLAADVMGVPSVIICRTDAEAATLLTSDIDERDKPFVKEGERTPEGFYRIRNGLEACITRSLAYAPYADLLWMETSTPDLEVARKFAEAIHREFPGKMLAYNCSPSFNWKKNLDDETIAKFQRELGAMGYKFQFITLAGWHNLNYRTFELAKGYKERGMSAFVELQQLEFAAEKEGFTAVKHQREVGAGYFDEVLMAITAGQASTAALIGSTEEAQFH; via the coding sequence ATGTCTAAACTGACCCCCGAGATGAAGCTGGAAGCCGATAAGCTGCGCCGTGAATGGGAAACCAACCCTCGCTGGAAAGGCATCCAACGCGACTATACGCCCGAAGATGTGGTGCGCTTGCGACCTAGCATTCTGCCCGAGCAGACCCTGGCCAAGGTGGGGGCCGAGCGGCTGTGGGAGCTCTTGCACACCCGCCCCTACGTGAACACCTTTGGGGCCTACACCGGGGCTCAGGCCGTGCAGATGGTGAAGGCGGGCCTGGAGGCCATCTACCTTTCGGGCTGGCAGGTAGCTGCCGACGCCAACCTGGGCGCCCAGACCTATCCGGATCAGTCACTCTACCCCGCCAACTCGGTTCCGGCAGTGGTCAAACGCATCAACAACGCCCTCATGCGGGCCGACCAGATTGAGCGCAGCGAGGGCAAAACCGACCGCTACTGGTACGCCCCCATCGTGGCCGACGCCGAGGCCGGGTTTGGCGGCCCCCTGAACGCCTTCGAGCTGATGAAGGGCATGATCGAGGCCGGGGCCGCGGGGGTGCACTGGGAAGACCAGCTCAGCAGCGAAAAGAAGTGCGGCCACCTGGGGGGCAAGGTGCTGATCCCCACCTCCCAGCACATCCGCACCCTGAACGCCGCCCGGCTGGCCGCCGACGTGATGGGCGTGCCCAGCGTCATCATCTGCCGCACCGACGCCGAGGCCGCCACCCTGCTCACGAGCGACATTGACGAGCGCGATAAGCCCTTTGTGAAGGAGGGCGAGCGCACCCCCGAGGGCTTTTACCGCATTCGCAACGGCCTCGAGGCCTGCATTACCCGTTCGCTGGCCTACGCCCCCTACGCCGACCTTTTGTGGATGGAGACCAGCACCCCTGACCTGGAAGTGGCCCGCAAGTTCGCCGAGGCCATTCACCGCGAGTTCCCCGGCAAGATGCTGGCCTACAACTGCTCTCCCAGCTTCAACTGGAAGAAGAACCTCGACGACGAAACCATCGCCAAGTTCCAGCGGGAGCTGGGGGCTATGGGCTACAAGTTCCAGTTCATCACCCTGGCCGGCTGGCACAACCTCAACTACCGCACCTTCGAGCTGGCCAAAGGCTACAAGGAGCGCGGCATGAGCGCCTTTGTGGAGTTGCAGCAGCTCGAGTTCGCCGCCGAAAAGGAGGGCTTCACCGCCGTCAAGCACCAGCGCGAGGTGGGCGCGGGCTACTTCGACGAGGTGCTGATGGCCATCACCGCCGGACAGGCCTCCACCGCGGCCCTGATAGGCTCCACCGAGGAAGCGCAGTTCCATTGA